AGGAGGCGATTCGCGCCCGGTGTGAGTCCCCACTTTACTCACGAGGAACGGACCTGACAACCGGGTACACCGGCGACCACGTTGGCGTCCACGACCAGAAGCAGGACGGCCTCAGATTCGTCGGCTTCAACGTCATCGCGGGTCGGATGGGCGGCGACGAGTTCGCCGCCGCCGCCCGCGCCGCCGCGGAGTACGGCACCGACGAGGCGTCGGTTCGCCTCGCCACCGACCAGAACTTCCTCATCTCTCACATCCCCGAGGCGAACGTCGAGGCGCTCGTCGCAGAACCGTTCGCCGCCGACTATCAGCCCGACCCCGGACCCTTCTCGCGAGGAGCGGTCGGCTGTACCGGCAGCGAGTTCTGTAACTACGGCATCATCGAGACGAAAAATCGGGTGCGTCGCTGGGCGCGGGAACTCGACGAGCGGGTGGCGGTCCCCGACGGCGTCGACGTGATTCGGATGCACATGAGCGGATGTTCGGCCTCCTGTGCGCAACCCCAAATCGCCGGCATCGGCTTTCGTGGAGAGACCGTGAAAGTCGAGGACGGTACGAGTACCAACGCTGAAGGTGACGCCATCGTCGAGGGCATGGACGTGGGCCTCGGGGGAAGTCTCGGAGCGGACAACGACTTCATCGACTGGGTGGAGACCGCCGTCCCCGCCAGTTCGGTGGTACCTGCGCTCGAACAGCTCTTTTCGGCTTACTCGACGGAGCGAACCGAGGGCGAGCGCTTCTACGAGTGGTGTCGACGCGTGGATAACGACCAACTGCGAACCATCATGCAGCACGCGGACGTGAACGTCTCGGGGGGTGTCGCCCATGAGGGATGAACCGTTTCCGGGCGTTCCCGGCAGAGAGACCTCGGCGGAAGCACGGACCGATGGGGGCGCGGTGAACGTAAGCGAGGACGGCAGCCTCGGCGACCTCACATTCACCCGGCCGGCGGAGGGAAAGAGCCAGGACGTAGAGGAGTCCGACCCGACCGTGCGGTGGGGCGTCCCTGATGGCGTCGATCTGGACACGCCGGGCTACTCGATTCGGGCGTCGATGAACGACATTGAGACACCAGACGAAAAGACGTGGTTCATGGAACTCGACGAAGCGGTCATCAGAGAAGACCGGTGTATCCAGTGTGGAACCTGCGTTGCCGCCTGCCCCTCGGACTCGATTGGCATCGGTGACGACGGTCTGCCAGAACTGGTCAAAATGTGTACCGGTTGTTCGCTGTGCTGGGATTTCTGCCCCCGCGGCGGCCTCCGCTACGAACGTCAGTGGAAGATTACCGGTGGCGACGACAACGTGAAAGGCGCGGGAGATCCTCTCACCGAATTCTCGGCGAAAGTGACCGACGACTGGCGCGAGAACGCCCAAGACGGCGGTGTCGTGACGGGCATCCTCAGTCACTTGCTAGAAGCCGGTGAAATAGATGGAGCGCTCATCGCCACCGAATCCGCAGACGAACCGTGGAAAGCCGAGAGTTTCCTCGCGACCACTCACGACGAGCTGGTCGCAAACGCCGGAAGCTTCTACAATCAGACGATGGCGCTCGGTAACCTCGACCTCGAACAGTGGGCGCACAAACTCCCCAACAAGCCGGTTTCCGAGTTGAGCCTCGCCGTGGTCGGGACACCATGCGAAATCGAGGGCATCCGCGCCCTACAGGACTTTGACTGGGATTACCAGAGTCAAGAGGAGGGGGTGCGCGCCATTTCCTACACCATCGCGCTGATGTGCACGAAGAACTTCAATTACCAGCGACTCATCGGCGAGCAATTGGAAGAAAAACGCGGCGTCTCACCGGACGAAATCGGTAAACTCGATGTGCTGCACGGGAAGATGATGGCCTACGACCACGACGGCGACCTCCTGGTCGAAGAGGACGTGGCGAACTTCCACGACGCCGCCCTCAAAGGCTGTGACGAGTGTGCCGACTTCACCGGCTACTGCGCGGACCTCACCGTTGGCTCCGTTGGGAGCAGCGACGAGTTTTCGAGCGTTATCATCCGCACGGAACA
This sequence is a window from Haladaptatus sp. QDMS2. Protein-coding genes within it:
- a CDS encoding Coenzyme F420 hydrogenase/dehydrogenase, beta subunit C-terminal domain, whose amino-acid sequence is MRDEPFPGVPGRETSAEARTDGGAVNVSEDGSLGDLTFTRPAEGKSQDVEESDPTVRWGVPDGVDLDTPGYSIRASMNDIETPDEKTWFMELDEAVIREDRCIQCGTCVAACPSDSIGIGDDGLPELVKMCTGCSLCWDFCPRGGLRYERQWKITGGDDNVKGAGDPLTEFSAKVTDDWRENAQDGGVVTGILSHLLEAGEIDGALIATESADEPWKAESFLATTHDELVANAGSFYNQTMALGNLDLEQWAHKLPNKPVSELSLAVVGTPCEIEGIRALQDFDWDYQSQEEGVRAISYTIALMCTKNFNYQRLIGEQLEEKRGVSPDEIGKLDVLHGKMMAYDHDGDLLVEEDVANFHDAALKGCDECADFTGYCADLTVGSVGSSDEFSSVIIRTEQGMRAWELTEPDLEYHDLEDRSAIGKLQGWDKKKAFESLKRPFDPDAPRFIDYTDHAEWYDTNLNPHESDH